GCATTTTCCCGCGTGTTGATCGCTTTGATGAAAGGCGTCGTGTATCAGGATACCGATGCGGCTATCTGGCAGGCGTTGCTCGGCTTGCAGGCCAGGGTGCGCGATTATCTGGCGGTGCTGGGGCTGGAGTTGGTGCTGGACGAGGCGGAAGGTTATGCCTGGCTGAAATCCCGGCCTGCGCCCGAGGAGGGGGAGGCGTTGCCGCGCCTGGTGGCGAAGCGGCCTTTGTCATTTCCGGTGAGTTTGCTGCTCGCTTTGCTGCGCAAGAAGTTGGCCGAGTTTGATGCGGGCGGCGAGGATACGCGGCTCATTCTTTCGCGCGATGAAGTGGTCGACATGGTGAGGTTGTTCCTGCCCGCCGGGGTGAACGAGGCGCGCATCGTGGATCAGATCGACACCCACCTGAACAAGATCATCGAGCTGGGTTTTGCGCGCCGCATGCGCGGGCAGACTCATCTCATCGAAGTGCGCCGCATCCTGAAAGCCTTTGTCGATGCGCAGTGGCTGGCCGAATTCGACCAGCGCCTGGCAACGTATTGCATCAATGTGCTGGGAAGCGGTGAGCAGGCATGAACACCGTGGCAGCCGAAAGCGGAATGCTGGATTTCTCCAGCAAGGAAGAGCGTAGCGGCTTTCGCCTGCATCGCCTGGAGGTGTACAACTGGGGCACTTTCAACGGCAAGGTGCGGGCGCTGCATGCGGGGGGCGATAACGCATTGCTCACCGGCGACATCGGCTCGGGCAAATCCACGCTGGTGGATGCGGTAACGACGCTGCTGGTGCCTGCCAGCCGCGTTGCTTACAACAAGGCGGCGGGCGCGGAATTCAAGGAGAGGACGTTGCGCTCCTATGTGCTGGGGCATTACAAATCAGAGCGTAGCGAATCGGGCGCATCCGCCAAGCCGGTGGCATTGCGCGATCACAACGACTATTCGGTGATTCTTGGCGAATTCCAGAACGAGGGCTTCGGGCTCAGCGTTACGCTGGCGCAGATTTTCTTCTGGGCAAAAAACACCCAGGGGCAGCCAGAGCGTTTTTATCTGGTGGCTGACCGTGGTATGTCCATCGCCGCCGATTTCACCGGATTCGGCACGGATATCAGCGGCCTGAAGAAGCGTTTGCGCGCCATGCCCGGCGTTGGGTTGTTTGAAACTTTTCCGTCATATGCGGCGGCTTTCCGCCGCCGCTTCGGCATCGAAAACGAGCAGGCGCTGGAGTTGTTCCACCAGACGGTGTCGATGAAGTCGGTGGGCAGCCTCACCGATTTTGTGCGCGAGCACATGCTGGAAGCCTTCGATGTGGAGTCGCGCATCGCGGCGCTGATCCATCATTTTGACGACCTGAATCGCGCGCATGAAGCGGTGCTCAAGACCAAGGATCAAGTCGCGCGCCTGTCGCCGCTGGTTGCCGATTGCGCGCGCTTCGATGAGTTGACGGCGCAAATCGGCGAATGGCGGAATTGCCGCGAGGCGCTGAAACCTTATTTTTCTTCGCTCAAGGCCGAGCTGCTGGAAAAACGGCTGCTCAACTTGAAAGAAGAAGCAGAGCGGCTCGATGGCAAAATTCAGGCACTGAGC
Above is a window of candidate division KSB1 bacterium DNA encoding:
- a CDS encoding DUF4194 domain-containing protein, with translation MHNDEAEGQAFSRVLIALMKGVVYQDTDAAIWQALLGLQARVRDYLAVLGLELVLDEAEGYAWLKSRPAPEEGEALPRLVAKRPLSFPVSLLLALLRKKLAEFDAGGEDTRLILSRDEVVDMVRLFLPAGVNEARIVDQIDTHLNKIIELGFARRMRGQTHLIEVRRILKAFVDAQWLAEFDQRLATYCINVLGSGEQA